A window of the Bufo gargarizans isolate SCDJY-AF-19 chromosome 1, ASM1485885v1, whole genome shotgun sequence genome harbors these coding sequences:
- the LOC122925137 gene encoding uncharacterized protein LOC122925137, giving the protein MVVASSLITKSLSISTLRSYRRAWVVFLDFQLLYPRGDTGQVKYMVAFVSYCHSVLALSYNTIRLYLAGVQHFLALQEPDRPSIFSAHPIKAILRGIQKSQVTVKSVRQPISGDTFRSLSEVLTLSPFGVLPSLVIKAAMYLAFYGFLRPGEVTQARQGAVALHKGDLVRMGSNFHLQLPHNKTRQVGPGHVVKFFQTTNAWCPVTVLDNLLLALSLHSPTDPLLPFPVGPLTSSQFIKHIRILLTSVGLNPAQFSGHSFRIGAASAASKHGVPAHIIKHLGRWRSGCFVRYIPEPQAELVQAFSKLAE; this is encoded by the coding sequence ATGGTGGTCGCCAGTTCACTCATTACAAAGTCTTTGTCGATCAGTACATTGAGGTCATACCGCCGAGCGTGGGTGGTTTTCTTAGACTTCCAGTTGCTATATCCTAggggtgacactggtcaggtcaaGTATATGGTGGCTTTCGTGTCTTATTGTCACTCGGTATTGGCTTTATCCTACAACACCATTAGGCTATATTTGGCTGGGGTGCAGCATTTTTTGGCACTTCAAGAGCCAGACAGACCCTCTATATTTTCTGCTCACCCGATCAAGGCCATCCTCAGAGGCATTCAGAAAAGCCAGGTCACGGTCAAGTCGGTCCGTCAACCGATTTCGGGGGACACGTTTCGTAGCCTGTCGGAAGTCCTCACACTGTCACCATTCGGAGTCCTTCCCAGCCTGGTGATCAAGGCAGCTATGTACTTGGCGTTTTACGGGTTTTTAAGACCAGGTGAAGTGACACAGGCCAGACAAGGGGCGGTGGCTCTCCACAAGGGAGACTTAGTAAGGATGGGCAGTAATTTTCATTTGCAGTTGCCTCACAACAAAACAAGGCAGGTAGGTCCCGGCCATGTAGTTAAGTTCTTTCAGACCACAAACGCATGGTGTCCAGTGACAGTCTTGGACAACCTCTTGCTGGCCCTTAGTCTTCACAGCCCCACCGACCCATTACTTCCATTTCCGGTTGGTCCACTGACGTCCAGCCAGTTCATCAAACATATTCGCATCCTGTTGACCAGTGTAGGTTTGAATCCGGCTCAATTCTCGGGGCATTCTTTCCGCATCGGTGCGGCATCCGCAGCGTCCAAGCATGGAGTTCCTGCGCATATCATCAAACACTTGGGGCGCTGGCGCTCGGGGTGCTTTGTGCGGTATATCCCGGAGCCACAAGCAGAGCTGGTCCAAGCATTCAGTAAGTTGGCAGAATAG
- the LOC122930681 gene encoding gastrula zinc finger protein XlCGF17.1-like, giving the protein MPTAILKELLEYLANDCIGSSEGHLISSAFKANGHGLAQDTYEEHATISDIPSALHSQNCSFDPFKPLLSSGSSQTVKQKQSHRRGIKDQRMHTRKKTISCLQCGKCFTWKSQLVEHQKTHTGEKPFSCLECGKCFTHTTTLVGHQRIHTGEKPFSCQECGKCFTWKAHLVGHQRIHTGEMPFSCEECGKYFTHKTTLVAHQRIHTGVKQFSCSECGKCFAQKATLVVHLRTHTGDKPFSCPECEKCFTLKHQLVKHQHTHTGVKPFSCSECGKCFTWKSQLDKHQRIHTGETPFACEECGKCFTHKTTLVGHRRIHTGEKPFSCSECGKCFTYKTTLVVHQRTHTGDKPFSCAECGKCFAWKQQLVKHQQTHTGEKPISC; this is encoded by the exons atgcCAACAGCAATATTAAAGGAGCTgctggaatatctggcaa ATGACTGTATCGGGAGCTCAGAGGGACATCTGATCTCTTCAGCTTTTAAAGCAAATGGTCATGGTCTCGCACAAGACACATATGAAGAGCATGCCACTATCTCGGATATACCCTCAGCTCTTCACAGCCAAAATTGCTCGTTTGATCCATTTAAACCTCTTCTATCTTCTGGTTCATCACAAACTGTAAAGCAGAAACAAAGTCACAGAAGGGGTATTAAAGATCAAAGAATGCACACAAGGAAGAAGACAATTTCATGCTtacaatgtgggaaatgttttacttggaAATCACAACTTGTTGAACATCaaaaaactcacacaggagagaagccattttcatgtttagaatgtgggaaatgttttacacacacAACAACACTTGTTggacatcaaagaattcacacaggagaaaagccattttcatgccaagaatgtgggaaatgttttacttggaaagcacatcttgttggacatcagagaattcacacaggggagatgccgttttcatgtgaagaatgtgggaaatattttacacACAAAACAACACTTGTTgcacatcaaagaattcacacaggggtgaagcaattttcatgttcagaatgtggaaaatgctttGCACAGAAAGCAACACTTGTTGTACATCTAAGAACTCACACGGGagataagccattttcatgtccagaatgtgagaaatgttttactttGAAACACCAACTTGTTAAACATCAACATACTCACACAGgggtgaagccattttcatgttcagaatgtggaaaatgttttacctgGAAATCACAACTTGATAAACATCaacgaattcacacaggggagacgcCGTTTGCATGtgaagaatgtgggaaatgttttacacacaaAACAACACTTGTTGGACAtcgaagaattcacacaggggagaagccattttcatgttcagaatgtgggaaatgttttacatacAAAACAACACTTGTTGTTcatcaaagaactcacacaggagataagccattttcatgtgcagaatgtgggaaatgttttgcttgGAAACAACAACTTGTTAAACATCAACaaactcacacaggggaaaagccaaTTTCATGTTAA